In Francisella hispaniensis FSC454, a genomic segment contains:
- the era gene encoding GTPase Era, with the protein MYYYYNFFYEKCGYISIIGRPNVGKSTLLNNILKYKVSITSRKPQTTRHQITGIKTVGDTQFIYVDTPGIHIKEPKAINKFMNKAATTMVKDVDVILFVVEMGKWTELEDNIVEKLKHSEIPIFLVVNKVDKKKSLEAAMFIESIKEKLSFYDVIYVSAKQGHNIDELESRIEKLLPESEYFFYEEDQITDRSIKFMVAEIIREKIMRTIGSEVPYQITVEIDSYKVDQEKNIVDIYASILVERESQKGIVIGAKGVKLKKIGTDSRIDIERLVGMQVNLKTHVKVKSGWSDDERALKSLGYDLI; encoded by the coding sequence ATTTATTATTATTATAATTTTTTTTATGAAAAATGTGGCTATATTTCAATTATAGGTAGACCAAATGTTGGTAAATCTACTTTGTTAAATAATATTCTAAAATATAAAGTAAGTATTACATCACGCAAACCTCAGACAACTAGACATCAGATCACGGGTATTAAGACTGTTGGCGATACGCAGTTTATCTATGTTGATACTCCTGGTATACATATCAAAGAACCTAAAGCCATCAATAAATTTATGAATAAAGCAGCAACAACAATGGTCAAAGATGTTGATGTGATTTTATTCGTAGTAGAGATGGGTAAATGGACAGAACTTGAAGATAATATTGTTGAGAAATTAAAACACTCAGAAATACCGATATTTTTAGTTGTTAACAAGGTTGATAAGAAAAAATCATTAGAAGCAGCGATGTTTATCGAGTCTATCAAAGAGAAACTAAGTTTTTATGATGTGATTTATGTATCTGCTAAGCAGGGGCACAACATCGATGAACTAGAATCAAGAATTGAGAAGCTTTTACCAGAGTCTGAATATTTTTTCTATGAGGAAGACCAAATTACTGATAGAAGCATTAAGTTCATGGTGGCTGAAATTATCCGTGAGAAGATTATGCGTACTATAGGTAGCGAGGTACCATACCAAATAACTGTAGAGATAGACAGCTATAAAGTTGACCAAGAAAAAAATATTGTCGACATCTATGCTAGTATCCTTGTTGAGAGAGAAAGTCAAAAAGGTATTGTCATAGGTGCTAAAGGAGTCAAACTCAAAAAGATTGGTACAGACTCACGTATAGATATTGAAAGATTAGTTGGTATGCAGGTTAATCTTAAAACACATGTAAAAGTTAAAAGCGGTTGGTCAGATGATGAGCGAGCTTTGAAATCGCTTGGATATGATCTAATCTAA
- the adk gene encoding adenylate kinase translates to MRIILLGAPGAGKGTQAKIIEQKYNIAHISTGDMIRETIKSGSELGQELKKILDAGELVSDEFIIKIVKDRISKNDCNNGFLLDGVPRTIPQAQELDKLGVNIDYIVEVDVADNLLIERITGRRIHPASGRTYHTKFNPPKVADKDDVTGEPLITRTDDNEDTVKQRLAVYHAQTAKLIDFYRNFSSTNTKIPKYIKINGDQAVEKVSQDIFNQLK, encoded by the coding sequence ATGCGTATAATACTTTTAGGAGCACCTGGAGCTGGTAAAGGAACTCAAGCAAAGATAATTGAACAAAAATATAATATCGCTCATATCTCTACTGGAGATATGATAAGAGAGACTATAAAATCAGGTAGTGAGCTTGGTCAAGAATTAAAAAAAATTCTTGATGCTGGAGAATTAGTTTCAGATGAGTTTATTATCAAGATTGTCAAAGATAGAATTTCAAAAAATGATTGTAACAATGGCTTTTTATTAGATGGTGTCCCAAGAACTATCCCTCAAGCACAAGAGTTAGACAAATTAGGTGTAAATATTGACTACATAGTTGAGGTAGATGTAGCTGATAATCTTCTTATCGAGAGAATTACAGGTAGGAGAATACATCCAGCATCTGGTAGAACTTATCACACTAAGTTTAACCCACCTAAAGTAGCTGATAAAGATGATGTAACCGGTGAACCACTAATAACTCGTACAGATGATAATGAAGACACAGTTAAACAAAGACTAGCTGTATATCATGCTCAAACCGCTAAGTTAATCGATTTTTACAGAAATTTCTCATCAACAAACACTAAAATACCAAAATACATTAAGATAAATGGCGATCAAGCTGTTGAAAAAGTATCTCAAGATATTTTTAATCAACTAAAATAA
- a CDS encoding FAD-binding and (Fe-S)-binding domain-containing protein, with protein sequence MLNQFKDKVANFLAKPQIIENELLRYAYSTDASLYRMVPVLVLIVKNEAEVIEVIKLANHYDVKLTFRTAGTSLSGQAVTDQVLVVLAADAWLDYQIIDNGNKIKLEPSIIGAQANNYLKIYKRKIGPDPGSINSAKIGGIIANNSSGMCCGTAKNSYATLDSMRVIFADGSILDTSDDNSVVDFRKNNKDFINAILNIRQQIIQNQELVDFIKKKFAIKNTSGYSLNAFLDFADPIKIIERLIIGSEGTLGFVSNVTLNTVVDYKYKALNLIYGNLDDLIKLTTKLQAFEPSSVELLDYLSLKSVSGVAELQPFLIKLEDTNIAAIMVELAEDSHQKLAAHLNAVNQCIDTANILYQVGFKSDEQQMQTLWKARNGVFPTIAAQRPNGSSVLIEDIAVNILDLPNLISDVKELFVKYNYTNAAIFGHVLAGNIHFVLTPNFNDDEQVLVYDNFMHEITRLVAKKYNGSLKAEHGSGRNISPFAIVEWGEKCWDIMWQIKNLFDKQNILNPNVKLTKDTSLHIKNLKELNSVDDQIDKCMECGYCEPVCPSRNLSLTPRQRNTVARKIETLEGEQKQKWLKDYNYYGIQTCATTSLCKTRCPVDIDTGRFILSKKTRQDRSVNHNKTINIAKQKVRLGNLTASVIGKRNLHNITQTLHSKFKSIPVYLETMPKVQNSSFANSNFAAKQKVLLMPACPNRIFAGNRKYTKYPSQLIIEKLGFEVNYPSNLNSQCCGQMYHSQSNHIQQQNSQLQLQQSINYNSYSYIVTDNSSCANFAKDQNLSITSINNLIIDNLDNLKLTKKFSKIALHIDCSTRKQNIDNKYIQALYRCCDEVVIPEQIYCCGFAGDKGFTTPELNASSLASLKPQIKDCQIGVSFNRSCQIGLSYYGQLEYISFTELLLECLE encoded by the coding sequence ATGTTAAATCAGTTTAAAGATAAAGTAGCAAATTTTTTAGCAAAGCCGCAAATTATTGAAAATGAGCTATTAAGATATGCGTATTCGACAGACGCTAGCTTATATAGAATGGTTCCTGTGCTTGTACTAATTGTCAAAAATGAAGCCGAAGTCATAGAGGTTATTAAGTTAGCTAATCACTATGATGTCAAACTAACTTTTCGAACAGCAGGAACTAGTCTTTCCGGTCAGGCAGTGACTGACCAGGTCTTAGTAGTGTTAGCCGCAGATGCCTGGTTGGATTATCAAATTATTGATAATGGTAACAAAATAAAGCTTGAGCCAAGTATAATTGGTGCACAGGCAAATAATTATCTTAAGATATATAAGCGTAAGATTGGCCCTGATCCAGGTTCAATTAATAGTGCTAAAATAGGCGGTATTATTGCTAATAACTCAAGTGGGATGTGTTGTGGTACTGCAAAAAACTCCTATGCAACCTTAGACTCAATGCGGGTGATTTTTGCTGATGGTAGTATCCTTGATACTTCTGATGATAATAGCGTTGTCGATTTTAGAAAAAATAATAAAGATTTTATAAATGCAATTTTAAATATTCGCCAACAAATAATCCAGAATCAAGAGTTAGTTGATTTTATCAAAAAGAAATTTGCAATAAAAAATACTAGTGGTTATAGTTTAAATGCTTTTTTAGATTTTGCTGATCCTATCAAAATTATTGAAAGATTAATTATAGGGTCAGAAGGTACGCTTGGATTTGTTAGTAATGTTACCTTAAATACTGTTGTAGACTATAAATACAAAGCCTTAAATCTTATATATGGCAATTTAGATGATTTGATAAAGCTAACTACAAAATTACAAGCATTTGAGCCTTCATCTGTAGAATTACTTGATTATTTATCACTAAAATCGGTATCTGGGGTAGCTGAGCTACAACCTTTTTTAATTAAACTCGAGGATACTAATATAGCAGCAATAATGGTTGAGCTTGCTGAAGATAGTCATCAAAAGTTAGCAGCACATTTAAATGCTGTAAATCAGTGTATTGATACTGCAAATATACTTTATCAAGTTGGTTTTAAAAGTGATGAACAGCAAATGCAAACTCTATGGAAAGCGCGCAATGGTGTGTTTCCAACTATCGCGGCTCAAAGGCCTAATGGTAGTAGCGTATTAATTGAGGATATCGCTGTAAATATTCTAGATTTACCTAATCTTATTAGTGATGTCAAAGAACTTTTTGTTAAGTATAACTACACAAACGCGGCTATTTTTGGACATGTCTTAGCTGGTAATATTCATTTTGTCCTAACGCCTAATTTTAATGATGATGAACAAGTTTTAGTTTATGATAATTTCATGCATGAGATTACTAGGCTAGTAGCAAAAAAATATAATGGTTCTCTTAAGGCCGAACATGGTAGTGGACGTAACATCTCGCCATTTGCAATAGTTGAGTGGGGTGAGAAATGTTGGGATATCATGTGGCAAATTAAAAACCTCTTTGATAAACAAAACATCCTAAATCCAAATGTTAAGCTTACTAAGGATACAAGTTTACATATCAAAAATCTCAAAGAACTAAATAGTGTTGATGATCAAATAGATAAGTGTATGGAATGTGGATATTGCGAGCCAGTATGCCCATCGAGAAATCTTAGTTTGACACCACGCCAACGTAATACTGTTGCTCGTAAAATTGAAACTCTCGAAGGAGAACAAAAACAAAAATGGCTCAAAGATTATAACTATTATGGTATTCAAACATGTGCTACTACCAGTTTATGTAAGACACGTTGTCCGGTAGATATTGATACAGGAAGATTTATCCTTAGTAAAAAAACTCGTCAAGATAGGTCTGTTAATCACAATAAAACAATCAATATTGCCAAGCAAAAAGTTAGGTTAGGAAATTTAACTGCATCTGTTATCGGTAAGCGCAATCTACACAATATCACTCAAACATTGCATAGTAAGTTCAAGTCTATACCAGTTTATTTAGAAACTATGCCAAAAGTTCAGAATTCTAGCTTTGCTAATTCAAATTTTGCTGCAAAACAAAAAGTATTACTAATGCCAGCATGCCCAAATAGAATCTTTGCTGGAAATAGAAAATATACTAAATATCCAAGTCAGTTAATTATAGAAAAGCTTGGTTTTGAGGTTAATTACCCCTCTAATTTAAATAGTCAATGCTGTGGACAAATGTACCATTCTCAGTCAAACCATATTCAGCAACAAAATTCGCAATTACAGCTGCAACAAAGTATCAATTACAATAGTTATAGTTATATCGTTACTGATAATAGCTCTTGTGCTAATTTCGCTAAAGATCAAAATCTTAGTATCACTAGTATAAATAATTTAATTATCGATAACTTAGATAATCTAAAGTTAACTAAGAAGTTTAGTAAAATTGCTCTACATATAGATTGTTCTACGCGTAAGCAAAATATTGACAATAAATATATACAAGCATTATATAGATGTTGTGATGAAGTAGTGATCCCAGAGCAAATTTATTGTTGTGGTTTTGCTGGCGATAAAGGTTTTACGACACCTGAATTAAATGCTAGTAGTTTAGCCTCATTGAAACCACAAATAAAAGATTGTCAAATAGGAGTTAGTTTTAATCGTAGCTGCCAGATTGGACTGTCTTATTATGGTCAGTTAGAGTATATCTCTTTTACAGAGTTGTTATTAGAGTGTTTAGAATAG